One part of the Trichoplusia ni isolate ovarian cell line Hi5 chromosome 2, tn1, whole genome shotgun sequence genome encodes these proteins:
- the LOC113508570 gene encoding RISC-loading complex subunit tarbp2-like isoform X1 — translation MFVIIARSPSSIQVYVKNMKTAVTVLQEMMVKLGLTPEYECISQSGPKHQALFEYRCNALGVVVTASARSKKEAKQEVARIMLQQLSARGHPVPPPYSVPIAMQEDSPFSAGGPGDTRSYVALLRELCEEYRLTGVTYELVGDTGPPHLRHFTVRARIGQHERFATATTKKMARQMAAEKLYTYLRENLARVTRDFNEEDALVRAHEKAMERYHENEEAPRRPDLGLRVADYHIGLAALLGRPSYTEAYRDSTMSIDEDTRSLARSALEQGRSQSPTRALQAVAETLGLELQASCLEREGEAPLCVLQVTGCSPELAFAEPTAAAAAGAAMDYVRRALTELCQ, via the exons ATGTTTGTTATTATTGCAAGGAGTCCTTCCAGCAT ACAAGTGTAcgtaaaaaacatgaaaactgCAGTGACTGTACTTCAGGAAATGATGGTGAAACTTGGCCTAACTCCAGAATATGAATGTATATCTCAG TCTGGACCAAAGCACCAGGCCTTGTTTGAATACCGCTGCAATGCCTTAGGTGTTGTGGTAACAGCCTCTGCACGCTCTAAGAAAGAAGCGAAGCAAGAGGTAGCACGCATCATGCTGCAGCAGCTGTCTGCGAGGGGTCATCCTGTGCCGCCACCTTATAGTGTCCCCATCGCCATGCAGGAAGACTCACCG TTTTCAGCCGGCGGTCCAGGCGATACGCGTAGCTACGTGGCGCTGCTGCGCGAGCTGTGCGAGGAGTACCGGCTGACGGGCGTGACGTACGAGCTGGTGGGCGACACGGGCCCGCCGCACCTGCGCCACTTCACAGTCCGCGCGCGCATCGGCCAGCACGAGCGCTTCGCCACCGCCACTACCAAGAAGATGGCGCGTCAGATGGCGGCCGAGAAACTTTATACGTACCTGAGGGAGAACCTGGCTAGGGTTACAAGGGATTTCAATGAG GAGGACGCTCTGGTGCGCGCGCACGAGAAGGCTATGGAACGCTACCACGAAAACGAGGaggcgccgcgccgccccgACCTCGGCCTGCGGGTCGCCGACTACCACATCGGGCTGGCCGCGCTGCTCGGTCGCCCCAGCTACACGGAGGCCTATCGGGACTCAACCATGTCCATAGACGAGGACACGCGATCGCTAGCTCGCTCGGCGCTGGAGCAGGGCCGCTCGCAGTCGCCGACACGCGCTCTGCAGGCCGTGGCCGAGACACTGGGCTTGGAGCTTCAGGCCAGCTGCCTAGAACGCGAGGGCGAGGCCCCGCTGTGCGTACTGCAGGTCACGGGCTGCTCGCCCGAGCTGGCCTTCGCGGAGCCCACAGCGGCCGCGGCCGCCGGCGCCGCGATGGACTACGTGCGCCGCGCGCTGACCGAGCTCTGCCAGTGA
- the LOC113508570 gene encoding RISC-loading complex subunit tarbp2-like isoform X2, whose translation MKTAVTVLQEMMVKLGLTPEYECISQSGPKHQALFEYRCNALGVVVTASARSKKEAKQEVARIMLQQLSARGHPVPPPYSVPIAMQEDSPFSAGGPGDTRSYVALLRELCEEYRLTGVTYELVGDTGPPHLRHFTVRARIGQHERFATATTKKMARQMAAEKLYTYLRENLARVTRDFNEEDALVRAHEKAMERYHENEEAPRRPDLGLRVADYHIGLAALLGRPSYTEAYRDSTMSIDEDTRSLARSALEQGRSQSPTRALQAVAETLGLELQASCLEREGEAPLCVLQVTGCSPELAFAEPTAAAAAGAAMDYVRRALTELCQ comes from the exons atgaaaactgCAGTGACTGTACTTCAGGAAATGATGGTGAAACTTGGCCTAACTCCAGAATATGAATGTATATCTCAG TCTGGACCAAAGCACCAGGCCTTGTTTGAATACCGCTGCAATGCCTTAGGTGTTGTGGTAACAGCCTCTGCACGCTCTAAGAAAGAAGCGAAGCAAGAGGTAGCACGCATCATGCTGCAGCAGCTGTCTGCGAGGGGTCATCCTGTGCCGCCACCTTATAGTGTCCCCATCGCCATGCAGGAAGACTCACCG TTTTCAGCCGGCGGTCCAGGCGATACGCGTAGCTACGTGGCGCTGCTGCGCGAGCTGTGCGAGGAGTACCGGCTGACGGGCGTGACGTACGAGCTGGTGGGCGACACGGGCCCGCCGCACCTGCGCCACTTCACAGTCCGCGCGCGCATCGGCCAGCACGAGCGCTTCGCCACCGCCACTACCAAGAAGATGGCGCGTCAGATGGCGGCCGAGAAACTTTATACGTACCTGAGGGAGAACCTGGCTAGGGTTACAAGGGATTTCAATGAG GAGGACGCTCTGGTGCGCGCGCACGAGAAGGCTATGGAACGCTACCACGAAAACGAGGaggcgccgcgccgccccgACCTCGGCCTGCGGGTCGCCGACTACCACATCGGGCTGGCCGCGCTGCTCGGTCGCCCCAGCTACACGGAGGCCTATCGGGACTCAACCATGTCCATAGACGAGGACACGCGATCGCTAGCTCGCTCGGCGCTGGAGCAGGGCCGCTCGCAGTCGCCGACACGCGCTCTGCAGGCCGTGGCCGAGACACTGGGCTTGGAGCTTCAGGCCAGCTGCCTAGAACGCGAGGGCGAGGCCCCGCTGTGCGTACTGCAGGTCACGGGCTGCTCGCCCGAGCTGGCCTTCGCGGAGCCCACAGCGGCCGCGGCCGCCGGCGCCGCGATGGACTACGTGCGCCGCGCGCTGACCGAGCTCTGCCAGTGA
- the LOC113508569 gene encoding double-strand break repair protein MRE11 gives MVSHDSSVWSHDETIRILIASDIHLGYLEDHPVRGEDSFIAFEEALSLAVQYDVDLVLLGGDLFHHAKPSLNCIYKCTEIIRKYCFGNKPVSIELLSDQSINFSRNVNYEDPNLNVSYPILSIHGNHDDPVGRDGISSLDILSTGGLVNYFGKWTDYTHVQISPVLLQKGDTKLALYGLSHLKDQRLSRLFQEKKVEMLRDEDHEWFNILVLHQNRAEDRGAGNFIKEDELPKFLDLVVWGHEHDCELYEMKGNTEKDYFQVVQPGSTVATSLAAGEAKQKHCALLQIHKNDYILTPLPLKSVRPFIFKTIVLSEHDMGDEDVNESEKVQEFLKQKVNEALTEAQSLMSGDPRQPSLPLIRLSVFYEREDQIFNRARFGQHFYGQVANSSDILLLKRERKIRERRQGQGDKVNVADIVTDSTDVETLLRVYYEALPPDRRLTALPVQLMTEAVRDFTIKQSDEILKAALDAHKRRCIAALIESNTDTDIEAIADRLRVLRDEIDNADANQLAALKSATVPDHIVIEGSSDEELLKPELDKEVQGRGRGRGSRGGRGSRARGARARGRGRADDATSDPAPPPAAAERRTPRRTAAKISDSWIKNYASKAGRDSSDNDD, from the coding sequence ATGGTCAGTCATGATTCTAGTGTATGGTCTCACGACGAAACTATAAGAATCCTCATAGCTTCTGACATACATTTAGGTTACTTAGAAGATCATCCTGTCAGAGGCGAGGATAGCTTTATAGCTTTTGAAGAAGCTTTATCATTGGCTGTACAATATGATGTGGATTTAGTGCTGCTCGGTGGTGATTTATTTCATCATGCTAAACCGTCTCTTAATTGCATTTACAAATGCACGGAGATCATTCGAAAATACTGTTTCGGTAATAAGCCGGTGAGCATTGAGTTACTGTCGGATCAGTCAATTAATTTTTCAAGAAATGTTAATTACGAAGACCCAAACTTAAACGTGTCTTACCCGATATTGTCTATACATGGTAATCACGACGATCCTGTGGGAAGAGATGGTATTAGCAGCCTCGATATACTGTCCACTGGAGGCTTAGTAAACTATTTTGGGAAATGGACCGATTATACCCATGTACAAATTTCTCCCGTACTTCTGCAAAAGGGTGATACCAAGCTTGCTCTGTATGGATTAAGTCACTTAAAAGACCAACGCTTATCACGTCTGTTTCAAGAGAAGAAAGTTGAAATGTTACGAGATGAAGACCATGAATGGTTTAATATACTTGTGTTACATCAAAATCGAGCAGAGGATAGAGGAGCTGGCAATTTCATCAAAGAAGATGAGCTTCCTAAATTTCTTGATTTAGTTGTGTGGGGCCATGAACATGATTGTGAGTTGTATGAAATGAAAGGCAATACTGAAAAGGATTACTTTCAAGTAGTCCAGCCAGGCAGCACAGTAGCCACATCCCTTGCAGCTGGGGAAGCTAAGCAAAAACATTGTGCCTTATTGCAAATTCACAAAAATGATTATATATTAACACCTTTGCCTTTAAAAAGTGTTCGGCCATTTATCTTCAAAACAATTGTGCTATCTGAACATGATATGGGAGATGAAGATGTTAATGAAAGTGAAAAGGTGCAGGAGTTTCTTAAACAGAAAGTGAATGAAGCCTTAACAGAAGCACAAAGCTTAATGTCTGGAGACCCGCGACAACCAAGCTTGCCTTTAATTAGGCTAAGTGTGTTTTATGAGAGAGAGGATCAGATATTTAACAGAGCAAGATTTGGACAGCACTTTTATGGCCAAGTTGCCAATTCAAGTGACATTCTTTTACTAAAGAGGGAAAGGAAAATACGCGAGCGGCGTCAGGGACAAGGCGACAAGGTCAATGTAGCTGACATTGTTACGGACTCCACCGACGTAGAGACGCTGCTCCGGGTCTACTATGAGGCGCTGCCGCCCGACCGGCGCTTGACAGCTTTGCCGGTACAGCTGATGACAGAGGCGGTGCGGGACTTTACTATTAAGCAAAGCGATGAAATTTTGAAGGCTGCTTTAGATGCACATAAGAGACGTTGCATAGCGGCTTTGATAGAGTCCAATACTGACACTGATATTGAGGCGATTGCAGACCGTCTTCGTGTGCTGCGTGATGAAATAGACAATGCTGATGCAAACCAGCTGGCGGCGTTAAAATCAGCTACGGTACCCGATCACATTGTTATAGAAGGTTCCAGTGATGAAGAATTACTAAAGCCAGAACTAGATAAAGAGGTTCAGGGGCGAGGCCGAGGGCGCGGGTCGCGGGGTGGGCGCGGATCGCGAGCCCGGGGGGCGCGAGCGCGGGGGCGGGGCCGCGCTGACGACGCGACCTCCGATCCCGCGCCGCCGCCTGCCGCCGCCGAGCGACGCACGCCGCGCCGCACTGCCGCCAAGATATCCGACAGCTGGATTAAAAACTATGCTTCCAAGGCCGGCCGAGATTCATCTGATAATGATGACTAA